From a single Microbacterium murale genomic region:
- a CDS encoding ABC transporter permease, with translation MTAPLPADVTPTAEPVAIGNERASAHTWRAFRRDPLGMISLALLLLLVVVALAAPLIAPYPASYGPDVLRPPGGQHWFGTDALGRDVFSEVIWGTQQSVLVAVAASAIAIIFGTVIAVAGAYFRRLDGLISIIVDMTLSLPVLPLMILVAALVGPSTTTIILVVAAFSWPEVTRLVRSQALTVVGLPYVDASRLMTTSPWWIITRHLLPAVTPVVVVSVVVTASRAVLSAAGLAFLGLGDPTTWSWGRILFEAQQAGAMVSAWWLTLFPSIAILILVLSATLLSIAYNDARNPRHLTR, from the coding sequence ATGACCGCTCCGCTGCCAGCCGATGTCACTCCGACGGCCGAGCCCGTCGCGATAGGAAACGAGCGCGCGAGCGCTCATACGTGGCGCGCGTTCCGTCGCGACCCGCTCGGGATGATCTCGCTCGCTCTCCTCCTATTGCTCGTCGTGGTGGCTCTCGCGGCGCCGCTTATAGCTCCGTACCCCGCCAGTTACGGCCCCGACGTCCTGCGCCCACCGGGTGGACAGCATTGGTTCGGAACCGATGCTCTCGGTCGCGACGTCTTCTCAGAAGTGATCTGGGGCACGCAGCAGAGCGTTCTCGTCGCGGTCGCGGCTTCGGCGATCGCAATCATCTTCGGCACGGTCATCGCGGTCGCAGGTGCCTACTTCCGTCGCCTCGACGGGCTGATCAGCATCATCGTAGACATGACGCTCTCTCTCCCTGTGCTGCCGTTGATGATCCTCGTCGCGGCACTGGTCGGTCCGAGTACGACGACGATCATCCTCGTGGTGGCCGCGTTCTCCTGGCCGGAGGTGACCAGGCTCGTGCGTTCGCAGGCGCTCACCGTGGTCGGCCTGCCGTATGTGGATGCGTCTCGTTTGATGACGACGTCCCCGTGGTGGATCATCACACGGCACTTGCTGCCTGCCGTCACACCGGTCGTGGTCGTCTCCGTCGTCGTGACCGCATCGCGCGCGGTTCTTTCGGCTGCCGGACTCGCCTTTCTCGGTCTCGGTGATCCGACTACCTGGTCGTGGGGACGGATCCTGTTCGAGGCACAGCAGGCGGGGGCGATGGTGAGCGCGTGGTGGCTGACCCTGTTCCCATCGATCGCGATCCTGATCCTGGTGCTCTCAGCCACGCTGCTTTCGATCGCCTACAACGATGCGCGCAATCCGCGTCACCTCACACGCTGA